In Piliocolobus tephrosceles isolate RC106 chromosome 4, ASM277652v3, whole genome shotgun sequence, the following are encoded in one genomic region:
- the LOC111541635 gene encoding cytochrome c oxidase subunit 7C, mitochondrial-like encodes MLGHSIRRFTTSVVHRSHYEEGPGKNLPFSVENKWALLVKMCLYFGSAFAAPFLIVRHQLLKS; translated from the coding sequence ATGTTGGGCCACAGCATCCGGAGGTTCACAACCTCTGTGGTCCATAGGAGCCACTATGAGGAGGGCCCTGGGAAGAATTTGCCATTTTCAGTGGAAAACAAGTGGGCGTTACTAGTTAAGATGTGTTTGTACTTTGGATCTGCATTTGCTGCACCCTTCCTTATAGTAAGACACCAACTGCTTAAATCATAA